The Polaribacter sp. MED152 region TAGATTAAATACAGAAGTAGCTTTAGCAAAAGTTAATAAAGCAAATGAGGCATATAAAAGTTGGAAGAAAACCTCTTTTGAAGAACGCTCTAGACTAATGAGCAAATTGGCTGATATCTTTGAAGAAAATAAAGAAGAATATGCGCAATTAGCAACTCAAGAAATGGGAAAAATGATAGGGCAATCTAGAAGTGAAATTGAAAAATGTGCAAGAATTTGTAGATATTATTCAGAAAATATTGATGAATTATTGGCTGATGAACCTATAGAAACTGAAGCTAAAAAGAGCTATGTTACTTATCAATCATTAGGAGTTGTATTGGCTGTAATGCCTTGGAACTTTCCATTTTATCAAGTAATTCGTTTTGCTGCACCAGCAGTAATGACAGGTAATACAGGTGTTTTAAAACACGCTTCTAATGTGCAAGGTTGTGCATTTGCTTTAGAGGACGCTTTTAAAAAGGCTGGTTTTCCAGAGGGAGTTTTTACCAACTTAAATGTAGAATCAGATGATATTAAAGCCATTATAGAAGATAAAAATATTGTAGCTGTTACATTAACAGGTAGTGAACCTGCAGGAAGGTCTGTAGCAAAAATTGCAGGAGAAAACTTAAAGAAAACAGTATTGGAATTAGGAGGTAGTGATGCTTACATCATTTTAGACGATGCAGATTTAGAAAAAGCAACTGATTTAGCAACTTATGGTAGGCTTCAAAACAATGGTCAAACGTGTATTGCTGCAAAACGTTTTATAGTTTTAGAAGAAATTTATGATGATTTTCTAGCGCTTTTTACAAAAAAGATGAAAGAAGCTAAAATGGATGACCCCACCAATGAAGAGGCTTATTATGGGCCAATGGCTAGAGTAGATTTAAGAGACGAAATACATGAACAAGTAGAAAAAACAATCAAAGAAGGTGGTAAGCTAATATTGGGTGGTAAAGTCCCAAACCTAAAAGGTGCTTACTATCCTGCAACCATATTAGCCGATTTAAAGCCTGGAATGACTGCTTTTGATGAAGAATTATTTGGCCCTGTTGCTTCTGTAATTAAAGCAAAAAATGAAAAGGAAGCCATTGAATTAGCTAACAACTCAACCTTTGGTTTGGGTTCTGGAGTTGTAACTGGTAATTCTGAACGTGGAGAAAAAATTGCACTACAATTAGAGGCAGGAAATAGTTTTGTAAATAAACTAGTAGCTTCAGATCCAAGATTACCTTTTGGTGGAATTAAAAATAGTGGATATGGACGAGAATTATCAGACTTCGGAATTAAAGAATTTGTGAATACCAAATCCATTTGGATTGACTAATAACCATAAAAAAACCTTTGCAATTGCAAAGGTTTTTTTCTTTCTTAAATTTTAAAACATTATAGTGCTTTTTCAATTTTTTCAGCCATTTTATCTCTGTCTTCAACTAAGAACATAATTTCTTCAGGAGATAAATAATATTTACGCATTCGCTCTTTATATACCTCAGAAATTTCAGCATGATTCAAAATAAAGTTTTTTGTTTTTAAAATATATGATTCCATTTTATGTTTTACAGCAAAACTATCTGCAGCTCTCTCTGCTTCTACAATATGATTTTCAGAAAACAAATATTTTAATCCAAACCAAATTAAGTTCAATTTACTTCGATCTTGGTAATCCATTATATGACCCAACTCATGACCTATCCAACCAATAAAAATATCATCTGGTATATCTAGTGTTGAGAATTCTTTATCAGAAATTTTAAATTTTTTACTAATTAAAATTAAAAATTTACGTTTCTCTTTAGGTTTAAAAAAGCTATCAAAAGTAGGTCTAGCCTGCATTGTAGATTTTTTAATATTCTTCTTTATTTTAAACTCTATATATATATCATCCAGTTGAGGATAGTATTGCAAAGCCACTTCTACTCGCGTTCTAATTTCCTCAGGAATTATATGATTTTTATTCATAATTTAAATTCATTTTTAATACTTAAATATAGGGTTATCTAGCCCTTTTTTTGTGCTTTTATGCTTAAATTTGTAACTCTTATAAAAGCTTAATTTTTTCTTATGAAAAACTTTTTAAACTTCCTTTATTCTACACGTTTAATGGCAATTTTATTCATCTTATTTGCAGTAGCAATGGGTGTTGCCACTTTTATTGAAAACGATTATGGAACGCAAACTTCTAAAGCCTTAGTTTATAATGCATGGTGGTTTGAAGTAATAATGGTGCTATTTGTCATTAACTTTTTTGGTAATATTTTTAGATACAGGTTATATAAAAAAGAAAAGTGGGCAACCTTAATGTTTCACATTGCCTTTTTATTTGTAATTATTGGTGCTGCTGTAACCAGATATATAGGTTACGAAGGTATTATGCTAATTGATGAAGGTGAAACTACAAACACGTTTTTATCTGAAACGACTTACGTAAATGTTATTGTTGATAATAATGAAGTTCAAAAAAATGTACATGAACCTATTTTATTAAGTGCTTGGGGTTCTAATTCTTGGTCTTATTCAGACGATTTTAAGGGTACAGATTATTCAATTGATTTGGTAGACTATATTCCTTGGGCAGAGCAAAAATTAGTAGATGATGAAAATGGTGTTGAGTATTTATTCTTGGTAGAGTCTTCTAGTGGAAATAGACATGAACACTACATAAAATCTGGAACAGTTTCCAATATCCACAATATTTTAGTGGGTTATAATGCTAAGGATGACAATGCTTCTATAAACATTTTTAAAAGGAATGATTCTTTAAAAATTAAAACAAAATTTGATGGTAATTATAAAATAATGGCCACTTTAACAGATGGTGTTGTTAAAAAGGATAGTGTACAGGAATTTAATTTACGTTCATTGTACAATGTTGCAGAATTGCCATTTGTAGTGCCAGAATTGCCTAAAAAAGGAATCATGAAAACCTTAAGTGGTGCTAAAGACGATGAAAAATTGGATGTTATTGTGGTTGATGTAACTACAAATGACCAAACCAAAAGAGTAGAATTAACTGGTGGTAAATTTAATGTAGACAATTCACAAGAATTTACGTTAGAGGGTTTAAATTTTAGAATGTGGTATGGGGCCAAAATTTTAAATGCACCATTTAGCATTAAATTAAACGACTTTCAGTTAGAAAAATATCCAGGTTCAGAAAGTGCAGCCTCTTACGCAAGTGAAGTAACTGTCATAGACAATGAAGAATCTTTTGATTACCGTATTTTCATGAATCATATTTTAGATCATAAAGGGTATAAGTTTTTTCAATCGAGCTATGATTTATCAGGAGAAAGAGAGCAAACACACTTATCTGTAAATCACGATTGGTGGGGTACATTCATTACCTATTTAGGATATTCTTTACTGTATACAGGTATGATTTGTATTTTCTTTGCTAAACATACTCGTTTTGATACCTTAAAAAAATCACTAAAGAAGATTAGAACTAAAAAAACAACAATGTCTTTAATTACTGCATTGTTTATTTCTTCTTTTGCCATTGCTCAAGATGCAGATCATGATCATTCAGATCCAAATCATGTGCATGAGCCAGCCAAAACAGAGGTTGTTACTCAAAAAGCAGATCCTCATAAGGTAAATAGAATTACTAATGCACAAATTGATTCTATTTTACAAGCCAATAAAATATCTTTAGAACATGCAGAGGAGTTTAATAAACTTGTAATTCAAGATGCAGGAGGTAGAATGAAACCTGCACATACATTTGCTTCAGAATTAGTTCGTAAAGTAAGTCAGGCAGAAACGTTGCATGGCATGCAACCAAGTCAGGTTTTACTATCAATTATAGAAAACTCTAGACTTTGGTATGAAGTTCCTTCTGTCTATTTAGAAGAAGAAAACATGAAAATTCGTGAGCAATTAGGTCTTGCTGATACTACAACCTATGCTCGTTTATCGGACTTTTTTACAAATAGAGGTGAATATTTAATTCGTGAGCAAGTGGCTGAAGCTCAGAAAAAAAATGTGCAAAATAAATTTGAAAAAGATTTAATTAAAATTGATAGAAGAGTTGGTTTATTGTATTCGGCTATTGGAGGTGGAATTTTAAAAATTTACCCTATTCCAGGTGACGAAAACAACAAATGGATTTCTCAACCAGAAACTTTGATGGAAAAAGGTTTTAAGGCTGCAGACACCATTTTTGTACGTAAATCGCTTCCATTATATGTTCAGTTATTACAAACTGCAAAAAAAACAAACGATTATACAAAAGCAAATCAAGTTTTAGATGGAATTAAAAAATTCCAAAAAACCTATGGTGCAGAAGTTTATCCTTCAGAAGATAAAATTGAACTTGAAATTGCCTACAATAAATACAACATCTTTAAAAAGTTAGTTCGTTATTATGGCTTTATGAGTTTATTACTTATTGGTTTTGTAGTTGCACAAATTTTTAGTTCTAAAAAATGGATTAATTATGTAGTAAAGGTTCTTATTGGACTAACAATTGGATTCTTTTTATTACATACTGGAGGTTTAATTGCAAGATGGTATATTAGTGGAAATGCACCTTGGAGTAATGCCTATGAATCTATTATTTATGTAGCCTGGACAACCATGCTTTTCGGATTTTATTTAGGAAGAAAATCAGCATTAACCATTGCAGCAACCACTTTTATTACCTCAATTATATTATTTACAGCAAGTATGAACTGGTTAGATCCAGAAATTGCAAACCTACAACCTGTACTTAATTCATGGTGGTTATTGGTGCATGTATCTATCATTGTAGCAAGTTATGGGCCTTTAACTTTAGGTATGATTCTTGGAATTTTCTCTTTGTTTTTAATTCTATTCACCAATAAAAACAACAAGAAAAAAATGGATCTTAATATTAAAGAGATTACCATTATTAATGAAATGGCTGTTACTGTTGGTTTGGTAATGCTAACTATAGGAAACTTTTTAGGTGGTATGTGGGCCAATGAAAGTTGGGGTCGTTATTGGGGTTGGGATCCTAAAGAAACTTGGGCTCTAATTTCAATTATGGTATATGCTTTTGTATTACATATGCGTTTAATTCCTGGTTTAAGAGGTAGATATACCTTTAACTTATGGACGATTATCGCCTATGCATCTATTATGATGACATACTTTGGAGTAAACTTTTATTTATCTGGATTACACTCTTATGCAAGTGGAGATCGTGTAATTACACCAGGTTCTGTTTACTATTCTGTAGGTTTTGTAATCATTTTAGGCACACTTTCTTGGTTTAAATACAAGAAATACTATAAGAAGTAAGGCTATTTCTTATAAAAATGTATTTTTGCATTTCAATTTTAATCACTAAAAACAGACAATGTTTAATAAAAATATAAAGTTAGTATTAGCAGTCCTTATTTCTGTATGGGCAGTTTATGAATTTTCGCAAGGAAATATTTTAAATGGAATTTCAATTCTTTTATTGGCAGGTATTTTTGTATTGCTATATTTTAAGAATGAGTTTATTTTATTGGCGTTTTTACAATTGCGTAAACAAAACTTTCCTGCAGCTCAAAAATGGTTGAGGTACATTAAAAATCCTGAGGCTGCTTTAACTACAAAGCAACAAGGTTACTATAACTATTTACATGGTATTATGCTTAGTCAAACTAACATGACTCAAGCTGAAAAATATTTAAGAAAAGCAGTACGTTTAGGTTTGGCTATGGATCATGATTTAGCCATGGCAAAATTGCAGTTAGCAGGTATAGCTATGACCAAAAGAAGAAAGCGTGAAGCAACTAATTTAATGGCAGAAGCTAAAAAATTAGACAAACATGGAATGCTTAAAGAACAAATGACCATGATGAAACAGCAGATGAAGAAAATCTAAGTTTCATATTTTAAAACATAAAAAAAATCCGCTTATAGCGGATTTTTTTTATGTTTTACTATTAAGATTATTTTAATCTTGTTAGTGTTAAATCTGGATTGTATTGCACAATATACAAACCTCTATTTTCGGTATTGCTATCTCTATAATCGAATCGTGTATCAACTCGTTGAGAAACACCTTCATCAAATGTTTTCTTTAAATCTTTACCAGAAGCCAATCGCATTAAAATATCAAAAGTAATGTCAAAACCTTTTGTTGCATAATAAGAAGGTAATGTATTATTTTTTCTCTTAAACTGCTTGTTAAAAACTCTAGAAGCTAAAGACGAGGTATCATCAAAATCATCACTTACAAAGGTAAATCCTAATTTTGCTAATTTTCTGTTATCCACATTATCGTAAACTCTACCTTTATTAAAGGTAAACACCTTTGCTGTAGTTTCTTCTGGCAAACTAATTAGGCTGTTAATTACATCCGAAACTACAATATTTTTGTCTGTAGCAATGACAACCCAGTTATTTGTGTTTGGTTGTAATACTTCTAAAAATCGATCTTTTTGAATGAATCCTTCTGTTGGAGATAATACATGCACATTGCTAATAAATGCCCCAGATAATAAAGAAGCTTTCATTTTGTTTGCTGTTAGTATGGAAGAAGCTTTCTCATCGCTTACAATAATAACATTACCTACAATTAAATTTTCTTTGATATATCTTTCTAGTTCTTCTCTAAAAACCTTTTTGTCTGGAGAAGTTTTAATGATATTAGAAGCATAGAAATTGACTTGATCATCTGAATAAACAGGATACACAATTGGAGTGCTAACATTAGAAGCCAAAGTTTTTACCTCTTCTGAATATAAAGGACCAATGATTACATCATTCTTATTTAAGTTCTCTTGGGTAATGATGCTATTAAATTGATTACTTCTTCTGTTTCCAGTATCGTAGACATTCAATTCAACAGCTACACCTCTACTTCTTAAAGAATCTACTGCTATTTCTGCACCTAAATAAAAATCGGTTGCAATGTTTACGAGCGTAGCATTTTTGGCAAATATGTCTTTTAATTCAAGCGTATCTGCCTCAAACTTATTGGCTCTAAAAGGTAAAAGCAAAGCTGCTTTTATTTCTTGTCTTGGTTTAATGTAATCTAAATACATAAACTCATCAGCATTTACAACCTTAGAGATTCGCTTAATTTTTAAACTCATTCCTTCTTTTAAACCCTCTTTTAATTCAGGGTTTAAAACTAAAAGTTGCTCTTTACTTACGTCGTACAAATTGGTTAAACTGTAAAAAGTATCGCCTTTTTGAACTTCATAAATTACAAACATCTTTTTTAAATCGTCTGTAAGCTCATTATTTACGTTTAAACTATCTAAGGTAATTTCTGTATCTAAAGAAATATCAGTAATATCCTCTTCGTTAGCCTCTACCTTATTTTTAAAATTGTTTAGCTTGTTTTCTGGAACAACAATAAAAGTATTTGGTTTGGGTTCATTCACAACATCCGGATTTAAACGAATTAAATCTTTAGTTTGCATATTTAACTTCTGAGCAATTTTGCTCATAGTGTCACCACTTTTAACCTTATACTGTATGTATTTTTTTTGTTGTCCACAAGAAACTGTAAACGTTAAAATACATAAGAAAACAAAAAACTTTAAATGCTTCATATATGTTATTCCCATTCTATAGTTGCAGGTGGTTTAGAGCTAATATCATACACTACTCTATTTACACCTTTTACTTGATTGATTATTTTGTTTGATGTTTTTTGCAAGAATTTATAAGGTAAATCTACCCAATCTGCAGTCATTCCATCAGTACTTTCTACGGCTCTTAATGCTACTACTTTTTCATAGGTTCTTTCATCACCCATAACTCCAACTGAGTTTACAGGTAATAACATTGCTCCTGCTTGCCATACTTTATCGTATAAACCATCTTCTCTTAAACCATTAATGAAGATTGCATCTACTTCTTGCAAAATACGAACTTTTTCTGCAGTCACATCTCCTAAAATACGAATGGCCAAACCAGGCCCTGGAAAAGGATGTCTGCCTAACAATTGCTTATCAATTCCCATTGATGCACCTACTCTTCTTACCTCATCTTTAAAAATCATTCTTAATGGCTCCACAATTTTTAACTTCATAAAATCTGGCAAACCACCAACATTATGATGACTTTTTATGGTTGCTGAAGGTCCTCCGTTTACAGATACAGATTCAATAACATCTGGATAAATAGTTCCTTGAGCTAACCATTTTACATCTTTTATTTGATGCGCTTCATCATCAAAAACATCAATAAATGTATTACCAATGGCTTTTCTCTTTGCTTCAGGATCACTTAAGCCTGCTAATTTGGTTAAGAAACGTTCTGAGGCATCTACACCTTTAACGTTTAATCCCATTCCTTCGTATTGTTTTAGTACACTTTCGAACTCATTTTTTCTTAAAAGTCCGTTATTTACAAAAATACAATACAAGTTTTTGCCAATAGCTTTGTGCAATAAAACAGCTGCTACAGAAGAATCTACACCACCTGAAAGCCCTAAAACTACTTTATCATTACCTACTTTTTCTTTGATAGCATCTACTGTACTTTCTACAAAAGAATCTGGTGTCCAGTTTTGTGCTAGACCTGCTATATCAACTAAAAAATTTGCTAATAATTGTTTACCATCTGTAGAATGATACACTTCTGGGTGAAATTGAATTCCGTAAGTAGTTTCACCCTCTATTTTATACGCAGCATTTTCTACATCTGAAGTACTTGCTAATAAAACTGCATTGGTTGGTAATTCTTTAATTGTATCTGAATGGCTCATCCAAACCTGGCTACCTTCTACTATATTTCTAAAAAAACTTTCGTCTTTTTTAATGTAAGATAAGTTTGCTCTACCATATTCTCTAGTATTAGATTCTGCAACTTTTCCTCCAGAAAAGTGAGCCAAATACTGAGCTCCATAACAAACTGCCAACATTGGCTTTTTACCTCTAATTGCAGATAAATCTGGATGTAATACTAGCTCGCCTCTAACTGAATTAGGGCTACCTGATAGTATTACCGCTTTAAAATTATCTACATTGTCTGGTAAATGGTTGTAAGGATGAATTTCACAATAGATGTTTAATTCTCTAACTCTTCTCGCAATTAATTGAGTGTATTGCGAACCGAAATCTAAAATAAGTACGTTGTGTTGTTGCATGCGCAAAAATAATATTTTGATATTAGATTTAGCATATATACATATTAGAATTTTACAAACTTTTAGAATTTGCTAATGATTGCCTAGAATTTGTAGACAATAGCATTGATATTCATACCTGCACCAACAGAAGCTAAGATTACAACATCGCCTTTCTTTACTTCTTGATTTTCTATTTGCCCTTTTAAAACCAAATCTAATAAAGTAGGTACAGTAGCTACAGAGCTATTACCCAATTTATGAATACTCATAGGCATTACACCTTCTGGAATTGGTGTTTTAAACAGTCTGTAAAAACGTTTAATAATGGCTTCATCCATTTTTTCATTGGCCTGATGAATGAATACTTTCTTAACATCATCAATTTGTAAACCACTTTTATCTAAGGCCAATTTCATTGCTTTTGGTACATGCGTAATTGCAAATTCATAAATTTTACGACCATGCATTTTTATATAACGTACATCCCTATCATTCTGTGGATTGTAAGAACCTCCAAAAAATAAGTAATTTGCCTCTTCTTTTGCAAAAGTTTGTGAAGCATGACTTAAAATTCCTGAATCTTTCTCTGTAGTTTGTTCCACAATACAGGCACCTGCTCCATCACTATAAATCATAGAATCTCTATCATGTTTGTCTACAACTCTAGATAATGTTTCTGCACCTATAACTAAACATTTTTTAGCAATACCTGCTTTTATAAACGCTTGAGCCTGAATTACACCTTCTATCCAACCAGGGCAACCAAAAAGCACATCATATGCTACACAATTAGGATTGGCAATTTGCAATTTTGCTTTCACTCTGGTAGCTAAACTTGGTAGTGTATCACCTTGAATAGCTCCTGGTTTTACATCACCAAAATTATGAGCAAAAATGATATAATCTAATTCCTCTGGATTTACTTTTGCATCTGCTATTGCTTTCTCTGCAGCAAAAAATGCCAAATCTGAAGTGTTGTAAGTTTGCTTTGCATACCTTCTTTCTTCAATACCTGTAATTCCTTTAAATTTCTCAATGATCACAGTATTGGTAGCCTCAAATTTTGAACCATCATTATTCAAAAAATCAAAATCTAAAAAGTCGTTATTTGCCTTTTTTAATGAAGGAATAAAAGTACCTGTTCCAGTAATTTTTGATGAAATCATTTTGTTTTTATTTTTCTAGGTCGAATTTACAACAATGAACCTACAATTATTTACTATGCATGCATAGTAATGGAAAAGTCAAAAAAGGCTTTTAAAAAAATAGTATTTATAAAAAATAGCCTAATTATTTAAACATATTCATCTTAAGCTTCATCACTGTTGCAATTGAGCTTGCCCTATTTTTCATTAGCCTAGCTTTAGCACCATTAAAATTGGCATCAATTACCTCAAAAAAATACGATATCCAAATGTCAAAATGCGCCTTTTTAAATGCCATTTTTGCATTCAATTTAAGATGTTTTTGCATCACATTTTCTTGATAACTTAACGAATCAAAAAGAATATCATTCCAAAATTTAGTGATAGATTCAAGATGGACATCCAATTGATTTTCAGTTACAATTTCCTTGAAAAATGGACTCATAGATGCATCACTCAACAATTTCTTATAAAAGGAGGTTATGATGAAATGAATATCCGCTTTTGATGATATATCAGGCTTCATTATAAGTAAGAACTGTCAAAAGAAAACGGAAGTAAAGAAGCAAGAGAATTGGTTTTAATTACTTCACCTATTTCTCCCATAAACAGAATTGAAAAGGATTGTTTTTGTTTCATTTCATATTCAGATAATGATTGTCTGCAAGCACCACAAGGACCTACAGGTTTATCTACTTTAGAAATAGCGGAACTAGCAGAAATAGCCAACTTTAATACTTTCATTTCTGGATATTCAGATCCAGCTCTCCAAATAGCCACTCTTTCTGCACACATACCTGAAGGATAAGCTGCATTTTCTTGGTTATTTCCCAAAACAACAACTCCATTATCTAACAACAAGGCTGCACCAACACTAAATTTAGAATAAGGAGCATAGGCTTTTTTTCTTGCCTCAATTGCTTTATCCATAAGCTGTTTGTCTTCCTTGTCTAACTCAGAAATGTCATTATATACTATTGCAGAAGATTTTATTTCGATATTTTTCATATGTGTAAAAGTCAAAAAAAGCAGCCTGATTAGACTGCTTTATTATTTTTTAAATCTACTAAAAAAAACTGAATTCTAGTAGTTGTCGTAAATTTCTCCTAAATCGAAAGATAAAGTAAAGCGTAATGAGTTTTCTAATGGATTATTCACATCAGAAGAATTTATCAAATAGGATAAATCTACGTTTAAAGCATTGGTTTTAAAGCCAGCACCTAAAGTAAAATATTGTCTGTTTCCTTTATCTTGACTTTCATGAAAGTAACCAGCTCTTAAGGCAAATGCATTGTTGTATAAATATTCTGCACCTAGTGCATAAGTAATTTCACTTAATTCTTCACTAAAGCCTCCTGGAGCATCTCCAAAAGAACCAAAAATACCCTGAATCCAACCTTTTTCTTCATCAGAACCATCAGGTTGTGGAGTTGGTACTAATAGTTTGGTAAACTCTACATTGGTAGAAATGATATTATAATCGTCTAAAATAAAATCAAAACCACCCCCTACTTTTAAATTTGTAGGTATAAAATCTTCTTCACCAGGTGTATAAGAAACTTTAGGACCGATGTTTGCAATGTTAAATCCTAAACGATATCTACCATTAAAATTCCCATAGTTTTCTTCATAAGATTGATAGTAACCAGAAACATCTACTGCAAATGAATTTACGGGTTGTAAAGTATTACCAGCTGTACCATTAAAAGCGAGGTTAGATCTTATATATTTTAAACCAACTCCCATAGAGAATGTTTCACTTAACTTTAAAGCATAAGATCCTGAGAATACAAATTCATTAGGATTTATGGTTCCATTTGGGTTACCTTGATTATCTGTCAAATCAATTTGGCCAAGACTAAAATATCTAAATTCTGCACCCCAAGCTGCATTTTCACTAAACCTATTGATGTAAGAAGCTGCACCTACAAAAATATCATCAGTTAAATTACGTAACCAAGGTGAGTAGGATAAGCCTGTTTTTATTTGTCTGTCTCCAAAAGCAGTTTTTGCAGGGTTATGAAATAATGACCAAGCATCTGCAGAAGTGGCAACACCCATATCTCCCATACCTCCTGCTCTTGCATCTGGCACAATTAATAAAAACGGAGTTGCAGTTGTAATACCACCTGTTTGTTGTGTGTTGGTTTGTGCACCCACTTTAACCCCTACTAAAGCACAAAGTGCAATACAAATACTTAATTTTTTCATTTTCTTCTTTTGACGATTGATTACAAATATCTAATTTTTATTGAAGTATTACTAATTTTTCATATTTCTCTGACACCAAATTACTTGCTGTAGCTTTTACAGTAAGTTTATAAACGTACACACCTTTACCTATTTTGTTTCCAAAATCATCCAAGCCATTCCAAGTAATATTTCTAGATAAATTACCTGTTGTTTGTACATTTCTGTTGATGGTTTTCACCAATTTTCCAGAAACCGTAAATATCTGAACTTGAACTTCTAAAGGCTCATTAGGTTTGTTATGATTGAACCAGAACTCTGTGTAATTTACAAAAGGATTTGGATAGTTTAAAACATTTTCTAAATTTAATATGGCATCACTAACAACCACAAAGTTTAACGTGGTTTCAGAAGAGTTATTGTATGTATCCCAAGCTTTAATTTTTAACGTATGAGGGCCAGTTTCTAAATCTCTCAAAGTATAATTTACCTTTCCTGTTGTAAAATCATTCAGTTCTGTTTGATAAAAATCATTTAGAATTATTGGGTTAGCAGTATCACCATCTAAAATGGCAACAATATCATGATCTACTGCTGTAATTGAAGTATTGATACCATTAGCAT contains the following coding sequences:
- a CDS encoding NAD-dependent succinate-semialdehyde dehydrogenase, producing MKKVTTINPATEEEIASYNRLNTEVALAKVNKANEAYKSWKKTSFEERSRLMSKLADIFEENKEEYAQLATQEMGKMIGQSRSEIEKCARICRYYSENIDELLADEPIETEAKKSYVTYQSLGVVLAVMPWNFPFYQVIRFAAPAVMTGNTGVLKHASNVQGCAFALEDAFKKAGFPEGVFTNLNVESDDIKAIIEDKNIVAVTLTGSEPAGRSVAKIAGENLKKTVLELGGSDAYIILDDADLEKATDLATYGRLQNNGQTCIAAKRFIVLEEIYDDFLALFTKKMKEAKMDDPTNEEAYYGPMARVDLRDEIHEQVEKTIKEGGKLILGGKVPNLKGAYYPATILADLKPGMTAFDEELFGPVASVIKAKNEKEAIELANNSTFGLGSGVVTGNSERGEKIALQLEAGNSFVNKLVASDPRLPFGGIKNSGYGRELSDFGIKEFVNTKSIWID
- the ccsA gene encoding cytochrome c biogenesis protein CcsA, coding for MKNFLNFLYSTRLMAILFILFAVAMGVATFIENDYGTQTSKALVYNAWWFEVIMVLFVINFFGNIFRYRLYKKEKWATLMFHIAFLFVIIGAAVTRYIGYEGIMLIDEGETTNTFLSETTYVNVIVDNNEVQKNVHEPILLSAWGSNSWSYSDDFKGTDYSIDLVDYIPWAEQKLVDDENGVEYLFLVESSSGNRHEHYIKSGTVSNIHNILVGYNAKDDNASINIFKRNDSLKIKTKFDGNYKIMATLTDGVVKKDSVQEFNLRSLYNVAELPFVVPELPKKGIMKTLSGAKDDEKLDVIVVDVTTNDQTKRVELTGGKFNVDNSQEFTLEGLNFRMWYGAKILNAPFSIKLNDFQLEKYPGSESAASYASEVTVIDNEESFDYRIFMNHILDHKGYKFFQSSYDLSGEREQTHLSVNHDWWGTFITYLGYSLLYTGMICIFFAKHTRFDTLKKSLKKIRTKKTTMSLITALFISSFAIAQDADHDHSDPNHVHEPAKTEVVTQKADPHKVNRITNAQIDSILQANKISLEHAEEFNKLVIQDAGGRMKPAHTFASELVRKVSQAETLHGMQPSQVLLSIIENSRLWYEVPSVYLEEENMKIREQLGLADTTTYARLSDFFTNRGEYLIREQVAEAQKKNVQNKFEKDLIKIDRRVGLLYSAIGGGILKIYPIPGDENNKWISQPETLMEKGFKAADTIFVRKSLPLYVQLLQTAKKTNDYTKANQVLDGIKKFQKTYGAEVYPSEDKIELEIAYNKYNIFKKLVRYYGFMSLLLIGFVVAQIFSSKKWINYVVKVLIGLTIGFFLLHTGGLIARWYISGNAPWSNAYESIIYVAWTTMLFGFYLGRKSALTIAATTFITSIILFTASMNWLDPEIANLQPVLNSWWLLVHVSIIVASYGPLTLGMILGIFSLFLILFTNKNNKKKMDLNIKEITIINEMAVTVGLVMLTIGNFLGGMWANESWGRYWGWDPKETWALISIMVYAFVLHMRLIPGLRGRYTFNLWTIIAYASIMMTYFGVNFYLSGLHSYASGDRVITPGSVYYSVGFVIILGTLSWFKYKKYYKK
- a CDS encoding LysM domain-containing protein is translated as MSKIAQKLNMQTKDLIRLNPDVVNEPKPNTFIVVPENKLNNFKNKVEANEEDITDISLDTEITLDSLNVNNELTDDLKKMFVIYEVQKGDTFYSLTNLYDVSKEQLLVLNPELKEGLKEGMSLKIKRISKVVNADEFMYLDYIKPRQEIKAALLLPFRANKFEADTLELKDIFAKNATLVNIATDFYLGAEIAVDSLRSRGVAVELNVYDTGNRRSNQFNSIITQENLNKNDVIIGPLYSEEVKTLASNVSTPIVYPVYSDDQVNFYASNIIKTSPDKKVFREELERYIKENLIVGNVIIVSDEKASSILTANKMKASLLSGAFISNVHVLSPTEGFIQKDRFLEVLQPNTNNWVVIATDKNIVVSDVINSLISLPEETTAKVFTFNKGRVYDNVDNRKLAKLGFTFVSDDFDDTSSLASRVFNKQFKRKNNTLPSYYATKGFDITFDILMRLASGKDLKKTFDEGVSQRVDTRFDYRDSNTENRGLYIVQYNPDLTLTRLK
- the guaA gene encoding glutamine-hydrolyzing GMP synthase, whose translation is MQQHNVLILDFGSQYTQLIARRVRELNIYCEIHPYNHLPDNVDNFKAVILSGSPNSVRGELVLHPDLSAIRGKKPMLAVCYGAQYLAHFSGGKVAESNTREYGRANLSYIKKDESFFRNIVEGSQVWMSHSDTIKELPTNAVLLASTSDVENAAYKIEGETTYGIQFHPEVYHSTDGKQLLANFLVDIAGLAQNWTPDSFVESTVDAIKEKVGNDKVVLGLSGGVDSSVAAVLLHKAIGKNLYCIFVNNGLLRKNEFESVLKQYEGMGLNVKGVDASERFLTKLAGLSDPEAKRKAIGNTFIDVFDDEAHQIKDVKWLAQGTIYPDVIESVSVNGGPSATIKSHHNVGGLPDFMKLKIVEPLRMIFKDEVRRVGASMGIDKQLLGRHPFPGPGLAIRILGDVTAEKVRILQEVDAIFINGLREDGLYDKVWQAGAMLLPVNSVGVMGDERTYEKVVALRAVESTDGMTADWVDLPYKFLQKTSNKIINQVKGVNRVVYDISSKPPATIEWE